In Legionella sp. PATHC035, a genomic segment contains:
- a CDS encoding 3-hydroxybutyrate dehydrogenase — MRLKNKVAIITGAASGIGKEIALVYAKEGAKVAIADLNLEQAQNTAEELKSMGGEAMAVAMNVVNEDEVNKGVDDVAKYFGGVDVLVSNAGIQIISPLEQLAFADWKKLLSIHLDGAFLTTRAALKHMYASGKGGSIIYMGSVHSKEASKLKAPYVTAKHGLLGLCKVVAKEGAAHNVRANVICPGFVRTPLVDKQIPEQAKELGITEEQVIKNVMLKDTVDGEFTTTDDVAQTALFFASFESNALTGQSLVVSHGWFME; from the coding sequence ATGCGCTTAAAAAATAAAGTAGCAATAATTACCGGTGCGGCCAGTGGAATAGGTAAAGAAATCGCCCTTGTTTATGCCAAAGAAGGAGCTAAGGTTGCTATTGCCGATCTTAATCTCGAGCAAGCCCAAAATACAGCTGAAGAATTAAAGTCTATGGGTGGAGAAGCCATGGCTGTTGCCATGAATGTCGTCAATGAAGATGAGGTCAATAAAGGTGTTGACGATGTTGCAAAATACTTTGGCGGCGTGGATGTGTTAGTCAGTAATGCAGGGATTCAAATCATCAGCCCCCTTGAACAATTGGCTTTTGCGGATTGGAAAAAATTATTATCCATTCATCTGGATGGAGCTTTTCTAACCACTCGTGCTGCACTAAAACATATGTATGCCTCAGGTAAGGGAGGCAGTATTATTTATATGGGCTCAGTCCATTCTAAAGAAGCCTCTAAATTGAAAGCACCTTATGTCACTGCAAAACATGGATTACTGGGTTTGTGTAAAGTGGTCGCCAAAGAAGGGGCTGCTCATAATGTCAGAGCCAACGTCATTTGCCCAGGTTTCGTACGCACACCGTTGGTGGACAAACAAATTCCAGAACAAGCTAAAGAACTGGGAATTACTGAAGAGCAAGTCATTAAAAACGTCATGCTTAAGGATACAGTAGACGGCGAATTCACTACTACAGATGATGTGGCACAAACCGCGTTATTTTTCGCCTCTTTTGAATCCAATGCGCTGACCGGTCAATCATTGGTGGTGAGTCACGGATGGTTCATGGAGTAG
- a CDS encoding patatin-like phospholipase family protein produces MARTKKSKSKKHLHVACCFQGGGALGAYQVGVVRALDEAGYDPDWFVGTSIGAINAAIAAGNPPGERVEKMYQFWQKIATPSCITPNLLPNDDESRKLEHYLSAQSALLWGQPGFFTPRFPPLLMGYYDKPDTISFYDTQYLKSSLEQFIDFDRINSKATRLSVGAVEIRRGEMVYFDSQDTKIGPEHIMASGALPPGFPAVEIEGEYYWDGGISSNSPATYVLAVNRCPRDLLCFAIHLFDSYGLYPTSLDAVMKRQKDIEYSSRFSQAINMYQQIHALKNTIHILSRYVPEEERGNPELKLCIARGHQSTVSVVRFLYEHDESELSSKDYEFSQKSILERINNGYLDGRRAIKKSPWNQKVSQTAGIAVYDMSPNKHLKSEFENE; encoded by the coding sequence ATGGCCCGGACAAAAAAAAGTAAATCGAAAAAGCATCTACATGTTGCCTGCTGTTTTCAGGGTGGAGGCGCTTTAGGCGCCTATCAAGTGGGTGTTGTACGTGCCTTGGATGAAGCCGGTTACGACCCTGATTGGTTTGTTGGCACCTCAATAGGCGCGATTAATGCAGCCATTGCAGCCGGTAACCCGCCTGGGGAACGTGTCGAAAAAATGTATCAATTTTGGCAAAAAATTGCCACCCCCTCTTGCATCACCCCTAACCTTCTACCTAATGATGATGAAAGTCGAAAACTGGAACATTATTTATCGGCTCAATCCGCTTTACTTTGGGGTCAACCGGGCTTTTTTACACCTCGTTTCCCACCTTTGCTCATGGGATATTATGACAAGCCCGATACCATCAGTTTTTATGATACGCAATACTTAAAATCCTCTCTGGAGCAATTTATTGACTTTGATCGCATCAACTCCAAAGCTACTCGATTGAGTGTCGGTGCTGTTGAAATTCGCAGAGGAGAAATGGTGTATTTTGATTCACAAGACACCAAAATCGGCCCCGAACATATTATGGCCAGTGGTGCATTACCCCCTGGGTTTCCGGCTGTTGAGATTGAAGGGGAATATTATTGGGATGGTGGAATATCCAGCAACTCACCAGCAACTTATGTATTGGCTGTCAATCGATGCCCTCGCGATTTACTTTGCTTTGCGATTCACTTATTTGACTCTTATGGTTTGTATCCAACCTCTCTAGATGCAGTGATGAAGCGACAAAAAGATATAGAGTACTCCAGCCGGTTTTCCCAAGCGATTAACATGTATCAGCAGATCCATGCATTAAAAAATACCATTCATATCCTTTCTCGCTATGTTCCTGAAGAGGAACGCGGAAACCCGGAACTAAAACTGTGTATCGCACGCGGACATCAATCTACCGTCTCTGTAGTTCGTTTTTTATATGAGCACGATGAGTCAGAACTTTCTTCAAAAGACTATGAATTTTCACAAAAAAGTATTTTGGAACGCATTAATAATGGCTACTTAGATGGAAGAAGAGCCATTAAAAAATCACCTTGGAATCAAAAGGTTTCTCAAACAGCAGGGATAGCTGTTTACGATATGTCACCCAACAAACATTTAAAATCGGAGTTTGAAAATGAATGA
- a CDS encoding glycine zipper domain-containing protein, whose amino-acid sequence MKKIIAPLCFVGLSAFMLGGCTNTQVGTAAGGAAGAGIGYAVTGGSAVGTVIGAGAGALVGNAIGQDQDRRAYYYRHHYYRPGYNYYYY is encoded by the coding sequence ATGAAAAAAATTATTGCTCCCTTATGTTTTGTTGGTCTATCCGCTTTTATGCTCGGGGGTTGCACTAACACTCAAGTGGGTACTGCTGCTGGTGGAGCTGCAGGAGCTGGTATAGGGTATGCAGTAACTGGAGGCAGTGCCGTTGGAACTGTGATTGGTGCCGGAGCAGGCGCATTAGTAGGCAATGCAATCGGCCAAGATCAAGACCGACGAGCATACTATTATCGACATCACTACTATCGTCCTGGTTACAATTATTACTATTACTAA
- a CDS encoding acetoacetate decarboxylase: protein MNEAEVKKQAFAMPLVSPSYPRGPYRFINREFLTITYETDMDVLREVVPAPLEVVEPLVKFEFIRMPDSTGFGDYTESGQVIPVRYKGKMGNYTHAMFLDDLPPIAGGREIWGFPKKLAQPKLEVVHETLLGTLEYGPCRIATATMGYKYEALDVKKVAESMSTPNYLLKIIPHVDGSVRICELVEYYLEDVVVKGAWQGPAQLQLAHHALAPVANLPIRRIVNGVHLLTDLTLPYGRVVHDYLK, encoded by the coding sequence ATGAATGAAGCAGAGGTCAAAAAACAAGCATTTGCGATGCCACTCGTCAGTCCATCTTATCCTCGTGGCCCATACCGCTTTATTAACAGGGAATTTTTGACAATTACCTATGAAACCGACATGGATGTGTTGCGGGAGGTAGTTCCTGCCCCACTAGAGGTGGTAGAGCCTTTAGTCAAATTCGAATTCATTCGGATGCCTGATTCCACGGGATTTGGTGACTATACCGAGTCTGGGCAAGTCATCCCTGTTCGCTACAAGGGTAAAATGGGAAATTACACCCATGCCATGTTTTTAGATGATCTCCCTCCTATCGCAGGTGGTCGTGAAATATGGGGATTCCCTAAAAAACTGGCGCAACCCAAATTGGAAGTTGTCCATGAAACTTTGTTAGGGACATTAGAATATGGACCTTGCCGTATCGCGACAGCCACCATGGGTTACAAATATGAAGCACTTGATGTAAAAAAAGTAGCCGAATCAATGAGTACCCCCAATTATTTGCTTAAAATCATTCCTCACGTGGACGGTAGTGTGCGAATTTGTGAATTGGTTGAGTATTATCTTGAAGATGTTGTGGTTAAAGGTGCTTGGCAAGGACCAGCTCAACTGCAATTAGCACACCATGCATTAGCTCCTGTTGCGAATCTTCCCATACGACGCATAGTAAATGGAGTCCATTTATTAACCGATCTCACCTTGCCTTATGGTCGCGTTGTGCACGATTATCTTAAATAG